One Anas platyrhynchos isolate ZD024472 breed Pekin duck chromosome 10, IASCAAS_PekinDuck_T2T, whole genome shotgun sequence genomic window carries:
- the PDZD11 gene encoding PDZ domain-containing protein 11 codes for MEARLPYDDFPVVFLPPYESPPAWVPPHERLYHPDYNNELTQFLPRTVVLKKPPGAQLGFNIRGGKASQLGIFISKVIPDSDAHRAGLQEGDQVLSVNDVDFQDIEHSKAVEILKTAREITMRVRYFPYNYQRQKERTVH; via the exons ATGGAGGCCCGGCTGCCCTACGACGACTTCCCGGTGGTGTTCCTGCCGCCCTACGAGAGCCCCCCCGCATGGGTGCCGCCGCACGAG CGGCTCTACCACCCCGACTACAACAACGAGCTCACGCAGTTCCTGCCCCGCACCGTCGTCCTCAAGAAGCCGCCCGGGGCGCAG CTGGGCTTCAACATCCGTGGAGGGAAGGCCTCGCAGCTGGGCATCTTCATCTCCAAG GTGATCCCCGACTCGGACGCGcacagagctgggctgcaggaagGGGACCAGGTGCTGTCGGTGAACGATGTGGATTTCCAGGACATCGAGCACAGCAAG gcTGTGGAGATCCTGAAGACAGCCCGTGAAATCACCATGCGAGTGCGTTACTTCCCCTACA ATTACcagagacagaaggaaagaacTGTTCACTAG